From the genome of Nicotiana sylvestris chromosome 1, ASM39365v2, whole genome shotgun sequence:
CTCGAATTGTTCATCTTTGTCTGTGTATTTTAAAACAAAGTTGTATGCTCCTACGTGTTGGACTGGCTATTCGGGAAAATTGTCCACCTACTTGTCTGGAAACTAGATCAGAGGATCTAGGAAGTTGGTACTTTCTTAGGGTTTTATAGTTCCACTATATGAGTGCTTCTCCATCATTTGTGGAGCTCGAACATTCTATCTTGCTCGTTGAGCTTGATCTAGGAACTTTTGGAGTAACATCTTTTTGGTATTCCCTTATGTTATCTGTAGTCTGTACCATTGTGAATCTACGTTGGACAAAGTTTAAAAATTTGATGGAAAAACAATTCTCATGGCATGAATGCTGCAGCTCTAAACAATTTTGGGTGTTTTCTTTTGCTATAACAGGTATACATCATTGACTATGGTCTTGCCAAGAAGTACAGAGATCTTCAGACGCATAAGCATATTCCATACAGGTATAAAATGTGAACCTCTTCTGTTCCTCAAAGATCTCCATGTGATCTTTCACTTTTAGAAATTAAAATGGTCCAATTGGTGACAAAGTGTTAGAATCAAGGACGATTACTTGATAGAAAGAAGCCGAAGGTTGAGCTGTTTCCATTTGTCTCTTTGGTGGCTTCATTTTGATTTTTGCAGTAGTGAGCATTTGATTTTTATCTTGAACTGAGTAGCAACCCTCGCTGATTTGTTATATTTTCTCCAAAGTTCACATTTGCATAAGCTGAATCAAAGCCACCAATAGGGGATCTCAGAAACCATATTGTTTCATTTTGCTTCTGTAAATTTTGACTGTGCATGGTGTACTATGTCACTTATAATCAAAGAGTTGGATTACTTTTCCCCACCTCCATTCCTGCTTGGACACATCTCTTATTTTTTCACTCGCTCGCCGTCCATTCTATATACACTTCCAAGCTTCTCAATAATTGATGGTTAGATTAAGAAACAAATTTGGAGGTTTTCATTCTTATCATGCTTTTCTTTCCTTCACCTTATTTTTATAGGGTGTTGGGTGGATGGATTGGAGTGCATGTTGATTTTTGAATAATTTATTTGCTCCTTTTGACAGGGAAAACAAAAACCTCACAGGAACGGCTCGTTATGCTAGTGTTAACACCCATCTTGGAGTTGGTAAGCGACGATAATGATATCGTTTTTGGTACTTAGTATTCTTTGGAATTGAACATAATTCCCTCGCTTCTTTGTATGCAGAGCAAAGTAGAAGAGACGATCTGGAGTCACTCGGTTATGTGCTTATGTATTTTTTGAGAGGAAGGTTTGGGAACTACAGTTTTAATGTTGATCTTTTGGCTCCTGTCTTTTGATTTCCATGTGCCTTGTTTCTTACAATTAGCATAATTGTCTTTACTAGTCTGCCGTGGCAAGGTCTGAAAGCGGGCACCAAAAAGCAGAAATATGACAAGATTAGTGAGAAGAAGATGCTTACACCTATAGAGGTAGTGTGACTTTGTGTACATTATATGTTCTGTGTAAAATCTTGATATGAGATGCTACATGTTTGGTCATACAGGAGAGTACTGGGTCTTACAAATATATACCTGCCCTAAATATGTGTTCTGTGCATTAAACTGCATAATGACATATTCCATTGGTCTTTGTTAAGCAGGTGCTTTGCAAATCTTATCCCTCAGAATTCATATCATATTTTCATTACTGCCGATCATTACGGTTTGATGACAAGCCTGATTACTCATACCTGAAGAGGCTATTCCGAGACCTTTTTATTAGAGAAGGTATATTTTATAGTTTATGATGCTAGTAGTTTCAGTCATCCATTCCATCCTTTATATTTTCTCTTTGGTATTTATCATATGTTTTATTTCAGTAGTTTTATACAAGAAACTTTTTTTTGTGTGCATTGCAGGTTATCAATTTGACTACGTATTTGACTGGACTATATTGAAATATCCACAGATTGGCTCTAGTTCAAGAGGACGAGTCTGTCCCTTTTTTCTGCCCTCACTAAAAACTTATCCACTGTCACTTGATTTCTGCGTTATAAAGATACACTAGTCTTACCCTTCtgtttctttttcagcaacctaCTGGGAGATTACCTGTGAACCCAGGACCATCCGCTGAGAGAGCAGAAAAGATTCCTGGTACTGTTTTAAGAAACTTTGGCTTAAGAAGTAACAGCTTGAATTTCTGATAGTGTGTTCATTGATGTTTAGGCTCATGGTGCTTGTCCTTTGTCTCCAATCTAATTTATGCTTTTTGTAAAATAACCAATTATTGGGAGCGGAATAGCAATATAAGCCTCTTGAGggggaagagagagagagagacgtaTGGTGCTCAAGTATGTGCATAGACTAAAAGTTGGATCTACCCTAGTCTGGGGGAATGGGTGCTCTACtcttcccccccccccaccaccaccaccaccaccaaaaAAACACTCCTGGTTTAATGTGCACAAGAGATGCCTATGCATCAGATTGTGTTCCATCTTTTGTTAGCTTCCTCACTCCTGGTATCCATCAGACCAGAACTAGTTTGCTGAGAGATGAAAATGGGATCTCCCTTGGTTAAACTAGGAGAAATTTGACCCAAGAAATCTCAAGGAAGAGAAATCCTTTTAGTTATTAATATAGACAACTGTTAACAACTAGTGTTGCATGTTTGACCTTCCAAAAAAGCTAGTGTTGCATGTATTTTTGTACCATATATATGAGAAATGTGTACAGTATACGATGAAGTCCATTAGCTGTTCTGGTTACTTAATGAGCTTCTGATATGAAACACTTCTCTATAAACTGTAAACTGGAATAGTGAATGTTCCAACTGACCAAACAGTTGAGTAGTTCTGTCTCTTTCTGATGTTATGGGGCATAAGGTGCTTTTTGGGTCAGGGAATAAATGATGCACAGAAGTTGGCCATTATGGGCTAGGTTATCTCTGTTTGAAAAGATCGTAACGAGCTGTCCACTTTTCTTACCATGCCCAGTGCCCCCTACCTTGCAAGAATTATCAGAGGAAGGCGAGGCAGAGAGAGTTTCtcataaccccccccccccaaaaaaaaagagaaggatttGTTGGTTGAATTTCTGGTATCATCTTACAGATTTGTATTCCAGAAGctaatttttatatttggctgAGCTCTTTTACAGTGAGGCAGGAAATTAAAGATAGGTTTTCTGGTGCTGTTGAGGCGTTTACTAGAAGGAACGTGTCTGGAACTGGTTTGCAAGGGGACCATTTGAGACACCACAGATCTTCAGACGATGTTCCATCATCCAAGGATGTGGTAAGCGGTGCATATGATTATCTTTTATCTGCCTGAACCTGTGGATTCTGTACAGTATTTCTGCATCCTCTCAAGTTTGCATGCATTAATTTGTTCCTACGCGGAGCTTTCTTGGTATCGGAACCTGCTGATATTGTTTATATTGTCAGCAAGCTGATACTGAAAGAAGCCGTGTAACTCGGACTGGTAGCAACTCGAGGAGGGCTGTCATGGGAAGCAGCCGACCAAGCTCATCTGGTGAACCCACTGACAATCGCACTGGTCGATTGGGTTCAAGTAGTGGCCGTATTTCCACCACCCAAAGAGTGCAACCCGGATTTGAATCCAAGTCATCATCTTTTACCCGCGCTACTGCAACAAGAGGCGGTAGAGATGATGCTCTTAGGAGCTTTGAGCTGCTAACTATTGGCactggaagaaggaaatgagAGGCTATATGGTGTCTAAAATCTGCCCCCTCAAGGTTCCAAAACTTTTTACCGCTGGCATTTaagtatttccttattcttgaTTTTAGTCCTCGGCTAATTTGATATTATCGTTACTGGTTTTTGCTGATAGTTGAGCAGCAGATTGAGCAGCTTTCTTTAAGCACTTCCCGGCAATCGTGCACTGATTCTTGCAATTTAACAGACTTGCTAAACTTTCAGAGATAGGGGGGCTGTTTCTCTGTTTATATATTTGAGAATGCCTCTCTAGTGTGTGATGTTGTAGACCGGGATATGTCTCGAAAATAAAAATATTTCACATCTCTGTAAATTGCTTAATGCAGAGATGAGCATAGCTCCCTTTTTTTCCTGATGCATGGCTCTgctatgtttgcaaatggggAGGAAGTTTAGTGGAAAGTAAATAGTTCATGGTTATGCAGTGTAGTTCCGATTACTTTAAGGGCTACCTCGGTACATTTTCTTAGTTGTGTGGTTCTTGTGCCAAGAAAGATATTCATTTACTTTATGAATGTACCTTAAATTTCTTCTATCCAATCTTACATGATTGTTACTatgaaacagcctcttgcagaaatgcaggccGTGTATAATACtctttgtggtccggcccttcttCGGATCccgtgcatagcgggagcttagtgcaccagcCTACCCCTTTTATGAACTTGAGCTGTCACTAGTGAATCTGATTTGATTGGCTATGGCTTAATTACACTTGCAATAATGCTCTAGTTCTACTGATATGGGaccaattatttattatttttctagaTTTATTGGTCCAAGTATATGGTCATTGTTAAGATGAATTTGAGTTTTTAATTTTGAATCTCTATTTTCTTGGACGAGACTAACAAGGCATTTCATGATAAGAGGGGTTGGTTAGATTGTTAACCTCTCCCACCTGGGGTTGTGGGTTCGAGTCAGCAAAGGAGTAATAGCggggaatttaaaaaaaaaaaaagatctgtGGAATTTGACGTGGGTGTGGAGAATTCACCCCTGTTCTTGTGTAAATAGTCATTGTCTCGACTTCTAAGGCGCATAAGAAACGGGCTAACATTTTTTCGATTGAAATGTGGATTAGTCACGGGCCAATTGGCTTCCcgaataatttaaaaaatataaaaaattaagtaAAAACGGTGTGTAGATTGAAGATACACTAATTTTACAAATTACTCATTTTCATATTAAATTGAATTGATTTTATTTTCTATAGGATCTTAccttattttcttccctttcaatGTTTTCATAAAAAAATATAGTCTAAATTTTTCATAAATGAGATTCCTAAAGCACCATTACTCGCAAaggtgaaaaatataaaggtagATTTCTCTTTAATTTTTGTCTAAAGAGGAAAAATAGTCTTTTATAGTATGTGCATCAAACATTAATTTTTCCATGAGCCAACTTTGATAAAGTTGTTCACCACTACCTTGTGTTCTTGTAATATTGGCTTTGTAAGGACATGGTATAATTAAAGTAATAAATTATAACTAATTGCTGAGACCAATTAATGTTATTTCCAGTTTACACAATCACAAGTGATTATAATAATATCACTTACAAGTAAGTAAATTGAAGTTTGTCCAAAATATCACAAAGCAATCTGATTCGTTTGACATAAAGATAATCATAAAATTTAGTAGATCCATTCTGTGATTACATCAATTTACCGAGTCTGATTCAAAAGAAATCAGATTGCTGCAATTTATTAAACAAAAAAAAGTTAGTGTTTTATTCTAGTTGGACAAAATCACACCTCGGATTTGAAATAAAATCATAACGGGAATTTACTTTGAAATTCAAATTCATAAATCTGTTGTATTAAATATAGAGCTAAACGACGAGTCTGTTGTAATCTAAGAATGTGAATACTTAACTTAGAGATAAAACCGAGCTTTCTTCGAAATCTATTACAGCAGGTTAGTTAAATATAAACAAAAATAAGGACAaagataaatcccaaaataagaaaaacattagttttaaaattttgttttgtgAAGCTGTCACACATTGTTACAATATTGAACTTACCATTAGAAATCtggaacaaaaataaataaagggcAAGATTACACCCTGAGTAGGCTATAAATTCCCTTCATATTTCACAAAAAATATTGTGCAAAGTTATTATTTTCTCTACCATTGTTTCTTTGGAGAGATCTTTCTTTAGAAAACTGTCATTCATTTTTCAACATGCAAAACACAAATCCTTCTCCTCCTCCAATTTTAATACCTTGTCGTGTGCTACTTCGCTGCCCTTTATGTTATGGCATTTTTCGTACTCATTTTGACTTTATGAATCATTTACAATCTCACCCGTTATCTTCTGAGCAAGATGTCATTCTACGTTCTGGTGTAGATGCGGCCGCTCTTCCTTTACCAGGCCATTTGCAACCAACACAGCCCACGCCATCACAACATGCAAGTTCGAGAAGAAATGACAGAGGTACTGTGCTGCCATCATCATCATCGTCGAATCGTTCTCACCCTACTGAAGGGCATCAAATGGCAAGAAGAAATAGAGGTAGAGCTCCAAGTACAACATTTCTTGATTTAAATGTGACTCATGATGGTACAAGACCATTGATAAATCAGTTGGATGTTCCCATTTCATCAAATGCAGTTGCATTAGATGAAGAACCAAATGGTTTGAACTTAAGCTTGAGGCTTTAGAGCAAAAAGTACAAGGATCTTCTTTGTTGagtcttttgttttattttagtcGGTCTGATATTGGTATGTCTAAAAGTATTGGAGTCTTCTgttatgttttgttttgttttttttaattgtttttttggTTGATAGGGCGTGTCAAAAAATGTGTACGGTTGGAGTCTTTTATATTATTTTACTAAATATTTGTTTGATTTAAATAATCCTATCCCATTTGTTTTCATTCAAATTTCAATTTTTCTTgtcgaaaaaaaaaaaattaattttcctATTGTTCAAAATTGCAATTGATTCCACGAATTATTACTGAATTTTGCCTACTAACATTATATCtgcaaaattattttttatgttaagATAATTGAACTATTAATTTAGTAAGAAAATATAAATGGCTAGAAGGTTTGATTTTAGATTTAGGTATGATATATCACTCATCATATTGATTTTTTTCACCCCgtaaattcaaataaaaaaataaacctCCAACCTTCATGGACTTTCAAAATTATCCTTGCCCTGAAGCCAAATACGGACATGTACCTAGGGCCAGAGCTAGAAGCCCCTCTATGTATTCGGTCGAACCTAATATTTGTATTTGGCCTAATATTTTTTTGCTCAAACAGTATATTTGTGTTAAAAGATTTATcaaatatatgtataaatattaaacTTAGGACCCAATTAttaacacttgaaaattaaaatTGCCGTTTTAACTAAAACTCATAAAGTTAAATTTCTGGATCCCTCCATGTACCACTTGAACAACTCAAACTGATATGTTAAAAGAGGCAAAGAAAATAATTTTCGAAGCTATAAtgtgaaaacaaaaaataaaaattaaatagttaTTCACGAGTATCGACAGAGATTTCAAGTATAGCTTGATTGAATTGAATTATAGTAAGCATGGCATAACACAGAGGGAGCTAGTCCTGTCTTTACTCCTTAAATCTTAGAATCGTATTATGTACATCTGTCCGAGCTAATCCAGTATTTGACTTAGATTTTAAATATTGCTAAAATATAATTTCTAGATTTTATTTTACGAAGACCGTTAAAGACTGGATGGTAACACGAGATACTGATAACTTGAAGTTGCCCCTAATACAAAATATATAATCTCTATTTTTTTACGAACCATTAAAAATTGGATGGCGACATGAGACGTTGAACTCAAGTTAGTCTTAATGCAAATTATATAATCTCTAGATTTTGTTTTATGAAGACCATTAAAATTTGGATGATGACATGGCATACTGAACCGAAGTTGGTCCTAATACAAAAGAAATTATGTCAAATACATATTTTATTCCATTTTATCTGAGGTCTTTGATTGAACATGAAgtttttaaaaaagaattttAAAACTGAAAATTCGACTTAAATTCAGGGGGGTACTTATGCTTTTTTTCTTACTAGTTTCTGGACACGCACGTTGCACGTGGAGCTATTATTGCCTCAATTTATGGGGTATAATTTGGATTTCGAGAGTCGATCTTCATAAATTTGACTGTGAATTCGAACATaaatctttaaattctttaattttttttaaatatttgaaaattacGTAATAAGTATTataagtaacaataataaataatttaaaatattgaaAAGGTATTTAAAAAATTACAAtcaacgattttttttctttccgaTTTTCGAAATCCGATAACAACCATATAAGTTAAGATGGAGGGAGTACAtcacataaaaaatattttaaaaaattatgttTGAGTTATTAAATAAAAATCAACTTAAAAATAACGAATATACACCTTATTTAGCTGAT
Proteins encoded in this window:
- the LOC104221846 gene encoding casein kinase 1-like protein 10, which codes for MDHVVGGKFRLGRKIGSGSFGELYLGVNVQTGEEVAVKLESTKTKHPQLHYESKLYMLLQGGTGIPHLKWFGVEGEYNAMVIDLLGPSLEDLFNYCNRRFTLKTVLMLADQLINRVEYMHSRGFLHRDIKPDNFLMGLGRKANQVYIIDYGLAKKYRDLQTHKHIPYRENKNLTGTARYASVNTHLGVEQSRRDDLESLGYVLMYFLRGSLPWQGLKAGTKKQKYDKISEKKMLTPIEVLCKSYPSEFISYFHYCRSLRFDDKPDYSYLKRLFRDLFIREGYQFDYVFDWTILKYPQIGSSSRGRQPTGRLPVNPGPSAERAEKIPVRQEIKDRFSGAVEAFTRRNVSGTGLQGDHLRHHRSSDDVPSSKDVQADTERSRVTRTGSNSRRAVMGSSRPSSSGEPTDNRTGRLGSSSGRISTTQRVQPGFESKSSSFTRATATRGGRDDALRSFELLTIGTGRRK